Proteins encoded together in one Planctomyces sp. SH-PL14 window:
- the nadA gene encoding quinolinate synthase NadA yields the protein MSTASFPLPILPTSDPSVPYEDPLDLMEEIDRLKVEKDATILAHFYVDGEIQDIADFTGDSLKLARDATKVTTSTIVFCGVHFMAESAKIMNPEKRVLLPDMLAGCSLADSCPADKLAAYQKQLRAEGKDFVTVAYINTTAATKAHCDWIVTSGNAREIIDRIPPDKEILFVPDQHLGRYLSEVTGRPMILWPGACMVHEIFSLQDLLRAKRNTPGSVIMSHPECPRNILEVSDVIGGTEKMRKHVAAVKEPTKFLVATEVGMIHALQKTAPWHEYIPVPGIMADSGQTCACNRCPHMARNTLQKVRDCLKAGQPEILWQPYFDAAKAVLEKSLLE from the coding sequence ATGTCCACTGCTTCGTTTCCGCTCCCGATCCTCCCCACCTCCGATCCCTCGGTCCCCTACGAAGATCCGCTCGATCTGATGGAGGAGATCGACCGCCTCAAGGTCGAGAAGGATGCCACGATCCTCGCCCACTTCTACGTGGACGGCGAGATCCAAGACATCGCGGACTTCACCGGCGACAGCCTCAAGCTCGCCCGCGACGCCACCAAGGTGACGACCTCCACGATCGTCTTCTGCGGCGTCCACTTCATGGCCGAGTCGGCCAAGATCATGAACCCCGAAAAGCGGGTTCTCCTCCCGGACATGCTCGCCGGCTGCTCCCTGGCCGACAGCTGCCCCGCCGACAAACTGGCCGCCTATCAGAAACAGCTCCGGGCTGAAGGGAAGGACTTCGTCACCGTCGCCTACATCAACACGACGGCCGCCACGAAGGCCCATTGCGACTGGATCGTGACGAGCGGCAACGCTCGCGAGATCATCGACCGCATCCCGCCGGACAAAGAGATCCTGTTCGTCCCGGACCAGCACCTCGGGCGGTATCTGTCGGAAGTGACCGGCCGGCCGATGATCCTCTGGCCGGGGGCCTGCATGGTGCACGAGATCTTCAGCCTCCAGGACCTGCTGCGGGCCAAGCGGAACACGCCCGGCAGCGTCATCATGTCTCACCCGGAATGCCCGCGGAACATTCTCGAGGTCTCCGACGTTATCGGCGGGACGGAGAAGATGCGGAAGCACGTCGCCGCCGTGAAGGAGCCGACCAAGTTCCTCGTGGCGACCGAAGTCGGGATGATCCACGCCCTTCAGAAGACCGCCCCCTGGCACGAGTACATCCCGGTCCCGGGGATCATGGCGGACTCGGGGCAGACGTGTGCCTGCAATCGCTGCCCGCACATGGCCCGCAACACGCTCCAGAAAGTCCGCGATTGCCTCAAGGCCGGCCAGCCGGAGATCCTCTGGCAGCCCTACTTCGATGCCGCGAAGGCGGTTCTCGAAAAGAGCCTGCTGGAGTAG
- a CDS encoding phytanoyl-CoA dioxygenase family protein: protein MQTTFQITPDQSALDSIPRDLRFHPSPAEAAKTLTREQVEHYNQFGFVRPIRIYSADEIAEIRTYFNDLLAKVVAAGGDSYSISSAHLKYGKVWDILTHPKIVAAVKDILGEDVVGWGSHFFCKMPGDGKAVAWHQDASYWPLSPSKAVTVWLAIDDADVENACMRFIAGSHHHGHMTFRPSNPDEHNVLNQTIDNPEQYGHAVDDCLQAGECSLHSDLLLHGSEANESSRRRCGLTIRYAAADVTAHMGWNQKGVLVSGADRDGKWANRPRPADD, encoded by the coding sequence ATGCAGACGACTTTCCAGATCACCCCCGATCAGTCCGCTCTCGACTCCATTCCACGCGACCTGCGGTTCCACCCGAGTCCGGCCGAGGCAGCTAAAACGCTCACCCGCGAACAGGTCGAACACTACAACCAGTTCGGCTTTGTCCGCCCGATCCGGATCTACTCCGCGGACGAGATCGCCGAGATCCGCACCTACTTCAATGACCTCCTGGCCAAGGTCGTCGCCGCCGGGGGGGACAGCTACTCCATCAGCAGCGCCCACCTCAAGTACGGCAAGGTCTGGGACATCCTCACCCATCCGAAGATCGTCGCCGCGGTCAAGGACATCCTTGGTGAAGACGTCGTCGGCTGGGGCTCGCACTTCTTCTGCAAGATGCCAGGCGACGGCAAGGCGGTCGCCTGGCATCAGGATGCCAGCTACTGGCCCCTTTCGCCGAGCAAGGCGGTCACGGTCTGGCTGGCCATTGATGACGCCGACGTCGAGAACGCCTGTATGCGATTCATCGCCGGCTCGCACCACCACGGCCACATGACGTTCCGTCCCAGCAACCCGGACGAGCACAACGTCCTCAACCAGACGATCGACAACCCCGAGCAGTACGGCCATGCGGTCGACGACTGCCTCCAGGCGGGTGAGTGCTCCCTGCACTCGGACCTCCTGCTCCACGGCTCTGAGGCGAACGAGTCGAGCCGCCGCCGCTGCGGCCTGACGATCCGCTACGCCGCCGCCGACGTGACGGCCCACATGGGCTGGAACCAGAAGGGGGTCCTTGTCAGCGGCGCCGACCGCGACGGGAAGTGGGCCAATCGCCCCCGTCCCGCTGACGACTGA
- a CDS encoding DUF1080 domain-containing protein produces the protein MPRNAFARLLTAACLCGFLIAAPARCPGADTYATPEEAAKDADFAVQGEYRGENRGIQIVALGDGKFSIVEFEGGLPGGGGNLASRKVTEGDTAKVKETVKGLDRVDRRSPSLGAKPPEGAIVLFDGTKESLDKNWKPGAKMTDDGLLTQGCTSKEGFQSYTFHVEFRLPYMPKARGQARGNSGYYIQGRYECQMLDSFGLEGLDNECGGIYSISKPDVNMCFPPLSWQSYDVDYTAAQFDDSGKKTKNSHVVVKHNGVVIHDRDLTKGTPGGPINGEIPGPGPVYFQDHGNPVRYRNIWIVPKS, from the coding sequence ATGCCTCGAAATGCTTTTGCACGACTGCTGACCGCCGCCTGCCTGTGCGGCTTTCTGATCGCCGCGCCGGCCCGGTGTCCGGGGGCCGACACTTACGCGACCCCGGAGGAGGCGGCCAAGGATGCGGACTTTGCCGTCCAGGGGGAGTACCGGGGTGAGAACCGCGGCATCCAGATCGTCGCTCTCGGGGACGGGAAGTTCAGCATCGTCGAGTTCGAAGGGGGGCTGCCGGGAGGGGGCGGGAACCTGGCGTCGCGGAAGGTGACCGAGGGGGACACGGCGAAGGTCAAGGAGACGGTCAAGGGGCTGGATCGGGTCGATCGCCGGAGTCCGTCGCTGGGCGCGAAGCCTCCCGAGGGGGCGATCGTCCTTTTCGACGGGACGAAGGAGTCGCTGGACAAGAACTGGAAGCCGGGCGCCAAGATGACGGACGATGGCCTGCTGACGCAGGGCTGCACGAGCAAGGAAGGGTTCCAGTCTTACACCTTCCATGTCGAGTTCCGGCTTCCGTATATGCCGAAGGCTCGTGGACAGGCTCGCGGGAACAGCGGGTACTACATCCAGGGGCGGTACGAGTGTCAGATGCTCGACTCGTTTGGTCTGGAGGGGCTGGATAACGAGTGCGGCGGGATCTATTCGATCTCGAAGCCGGACGTGAATATGTGTTTCCCGCCGCTGAGCTGGCAGAGTTACGACGTGGATTACACCGCTGCGCAGTTCGATGACTCGGGGAAGAAGACGAAGAACTCGCATGTCGTCGTGAAGCACAATGGCGTGGTGATTCATGACCGGGACCTGACGAAGGGGACGCCGGGCGGGCCGATCAATGGGGAGATTCCGGGGCCGGGGCCGGTTTACTTCCAGGACCATGGAAACCCGGTGCGTTACCGCAACATCTGGATCGTTCCGAAGAGCTGA
- the hemA gene encoding glutamyl-tRNA reductase, with product MRSDSACSDSTCFPPQPLSPPPVDSSPLPMNLQVVYCNHQTADLSVRERLAFSSPEKLARAYEQLRGRFPASESVILSTCNRVEVYMAQEDGDGAPTQHQLAQFFSEFHQIPLDEFLGDLLEDTGPQAVRHLFDVACSLDSMVLGETQIVSQVKEAYDGAMRNQANGPLTNTLFQRALTVSGRVRTETKLSEGKISIASVAVGAFAKGIFDRFDDKTVLILGAGEMATETLRYLQGEGVRQVLVCNRSLERAERLAAEFAGIARPWSELDDCLALADVIVSTTGADRPVVDVPRFRAVRRRTGSKPVFILDLGAPRDFDPQVEKIDSDIYLFDIDNLEKTCETNRKSRAGEIERARQIVDEETARFLQDVYHKATGPIIKRLREHWHEISRQELDQLFKKLGPLEPGARDAIERSVERIVNKLLHPPLETLRHEAKEGTPHGLLDAIRRLFRLND from the coding sequence TTGCGTTCCGATTCCGCCTGTTCCGATTCCACCTGTTTTCCGCCGCAGCCGCTCTCGCCTCCGCCCGTTGACTCGTCCCCCCTCCCCATGAACCTCCAGGTCGTCTACTGCAATCATCAGACTGCCGACCTGTCGGTCCGGGAGCGGCTGGCGTTCTCCTCGCCGGAGAAGCTCGCGCGGGCGTATGAGCAGCTTCGCGGCCGGTTCCCGGCCTCGGAGTCGGTAATCCTCTCGACCTGCAACCGGGTCGAGGTCTACATGGCCCAGGAGGATGGTGACGGGGCCCCCACGCAGCATCAGCTGGCCCAGTTCTTCTCCGAGTTCCACCAGATCCCGCTCGACGAGTTTCTCGGCGACCTGCTGGAAGACACCGGTCCGCAGGCGGTGCGGCACCTCTTCGATGTCGCCTGCAGTCTCGACAGCATGGTCCTGGGGGAAACCCAGATCGTCAGCCAGGTCAAGGAGGCCTACGACGGCGCGATGCGGAACCAGGCCAACGGTCCGCTGACCAACACGCTGTTTCAGCGGGCGCTGACGGTCTCAGGCCGCGTGCGGACTGAGACGAAGCTCTCCGAGGGAAAGATCTCGATCGCCAGCGTCGCCGTCGGCGCGTTCGCTAAGGGGATCTTCGACCGATTCGACGACAAGACGGTCCTGATCCTCGGCGCCGGCGAGATGGCCACCGAGACGCTGCGATACCTGCAGGGAGAAGGGGTCCGACAGGTCCTGGTCTGCAATCGAAGCCTTGAGCGGGCTGAGCGGCTGGCGGCGGAGTTCGCGGGGATCGCGAGGCCGTGGAGCGAGCTGGACGATTGCCTCGCGCTGGCGGACGTCATCGTCAGCACGACCGGCGCGGATCGGCCGGTGGTCGACGTCCCGCGGTTCCGGGCCGTCCGCCGCCGGACCGGCAGCAAGCCGGTGTTCATCCTTGATCTCGGGGCGCCGCGCGACTTCGATCCGCAGGTCGAGAAGATCGATTCCGACATCTATCTCTTCGACATCGACAACCTGGAAAAGACCTGCGAGACGAATCGGAAGTCCCGGGCCGGAGAGATCGAGCGGGCCCGGCAGATCGTCGATGAGGAGACCGCCCGGTTCCTGCAGGACGTCTATCACAAGGCGACCGGCCCGATCATCAAGCGGTTGCGGGAGCACTGGCACGAGATCAGCCGCCAGGAGCTCGACCAGCTGTTCAAGAAACTCGGCCCGCTGGAGCCGGGGGCCCGGGACGCGATCGAGCGTTCGGTGGAGCGGATCGTCAACAAGCTGCTGCACCCGCCGCTGGAAACGCTGCGTCATGAGGCGAAGGAGGGGACGCCGCACGGTCTCCTGGACGCCATTCGCCGTCTGTTCCGTCTGAACGACTGA
- the hemC gene encoding hydroxymethylbilane synthase — MTASSIRIATRASKLALWQAHYVSSLIQSAHPGRTTEIVEVSTIGDRDRQQPLSQMGGQGVFTREVQQVVLDGRADIAVHSLKDLPSTTVAGLALAGVPPRANRFDVLILPGSKKAESLDVLPKNARIGTGSLRRRAQLLFHRPDFRFEEARGNLDTRLRKLDEGQFDALLLAAAGLERLGWGERISLILEPPLLYPAVGQAAIGIECRAEDADVSSVLASITCPQTLAEVTAERACLAELKAGCHAPVGMWVRTPPCEEATVTGARRHLVLDAVVLDPYGQKRIHARLEGNATEATALGVRIAHSLQGAGAAQLIAAAEQPA, encoded by the coding sequence ATGACCGCGTCTTCCATCCGGATCGCCACACGGGCCAGCAAACTCGCGTTGTGGCAGGCGCACTACGTGTCGAGCCTCATTCAGTCGGCTCATCCAGGCCGCACGACTGAGATCGTGGAGGTCAGCACCATCGGCGATCGAGACCGGCAGCAGCCGCTCTCGCAGATGGGGGGCCAGGGGGTTTTTACCCGCGAGGTCCAGCAGGTTGTTCTCGACGGCCGGGCCGACATCGCGGTCCACAGCCTCAAAGACCTGCCGTCGACGACGGTCGCCGGACTCGCGCTCGCCGGAGTGCCGCCGCGGGCCAACCGGTTCGATGTCCTGATTCTTCCCGGTTCAAAGAAAGCGGAGTCGCTGGACGTCCTGCCGAAGAACGCCCGGATCGGGACCGGAAGCCTCCGCCGCCGGGCGCAGCTTCTGTTCCATCGGCCGGACTTCCGATTTGAAGAGGCCCGCGGCAATCTCGATACGCGGCTGCGGAAGCTCGATGAAGGGCAGTTCGACGCTCTCCTCCTGGCGGCGGCCGGGCTGGAACGCCTGGGCTGGGGGGAACGGATCAGCCTGATCCTTGAGCCGCCCCTTCTCTATCCCGCCGTCGGACAGGCGGCGATCGGGATTGAGTGCCGGGCGGAGGATGCGGACGTCAGCAGCGTTCTGGCTTCGATCACCTGTCCGCAGACGCTTGCGGAAGTGACGGCCGAGCGAGCCTGTCTGGCGGAGCTTAAGGCGGGGTGTCACGCGCCGGTCGGGATGTGGGTCCGGACGCCGCCCTGCGAAGAGGCAACCGTCACCGGGGCCCGGCGGCACCTTGTTCTCGACGCCGTGGTGCTTGACCCGTACGGGCAGAAGCGGATCCACGCGCGGCTGGAAGGGAACGCTACGGAGGCGACGGCACTCGGTGTCCGGATCGCCCACAGCCTTCAAGGGGCCGGAGCGGCGCAGCTCATCGCCGCGGCAGAGCAGCCAGCCTGA
- a CDS encoding aldehyde dehydrogenase family protein, whose amino-acid sequence MSVSTAPKAAKIARPKVRQTKMLIGGEWVDALNGETFTTYHPATEEKIADVPRATAQDVDRAVKAARKAFEEGPWPKMDARDRGRLLTKLADLVEAHLPELAALESLDNGKPITDATNADLPLVVDCLRYYGGWADKVHGQTIPIRGEYFCYTSREPVGVCGQIIPWNFPLLMVAWKWGPALATGNTIVMKPAEQTPLSCLRMAELALEAGFPPGVINVITGFGEAGAALVKHPDVDKIAFTGSTETAQHIMRDASQTLKRLTFELGGKSPNIVFADADLDAAIAGAEFGLFFNQGQCCCAGSRLFVEEKIHEKFVGRLVERAKQRRLGDPFDPATTQGPQVDKDQFDKIMDYIGRGKKAGAQCVTGGDREGTTGFFIQPTVFDNVTDDMDIATDEIFGPVLSVLPFKDIDEVVERANKTLYGLAAAVWTRDVAKAHRVAKSVRAGTVWINCYDVFDAAAPFGGFKMSGIGRELGEYALANYTEVKTVTMSLK is encoded by the coding sequence ATGTCCGTATCGACTGCTCCCAAAGCCGCCAAAATTGCCCGCCCCAAAGTCCGCCAGACCAAAATGCTCATCGGCGGCGAATGGGTCGATGCCCTCAACGGCGAAACCTTCACCACCTACCACCCCGCCACCGAAGAGAAAATCGCAGACGTCCCCCGCGCCACCGCCCAGGACGTCGACCGTGCCGTAAAAGCCGCCCGCAAAGCCTTCGAAGAAGGCCCCTGGCCGAAAATGGACGCCCGCGACCGCGGCCGCCTCCTGACCAAACTGGCCGACCTCGTCGAAGCCCACCTCCCGGAACTCGCCGCCCTCGAATCTCTCGACAACGGCAAACCGATCACCGACGCCACCAACGCCGACCTCCCCCTCGTCGTCGACTGCCTGCGTTACTACGGCGGCTGGGCCGACAAGGTCCACGGCCAGACCATCCCCATCCGCGGTGAATACTTCTGCTACACCTCCCGCGAACCGGTCGGCGTCTGCGGCCAGATCATCCCCTGGAATTTTCCACTGCTGATGGTCGCGTGGAAGTGGGGGCCGGCCCTGGCGACGGGCAACACGATCGTCATGAAGCCGGCCGAGCAGACGCCGCTTTCCTGCCTGCGGATGGCAGAACTGGCGCTCGAAGCCGGGTTCCCGCCTGGAGTCATCAACGTCATCACCGGCTTTGGCGAAGCGGGCGCAGCGCTCGTCAAGCACCCGGATGTCGACAAGATCGCCTTCACCGGCTCGACCGAGACCGCCCAGCACATCATGCGGGACGCCTCGCAGACGCTGAAGCGGCTCACCTTCGAACTCGGCGGCAAGAGCCCCAACATCGTCTTTGCCGACGCCGACCTCGACGCCGCGATCGCCGGGGCGGAGTTCGGCCTGTTCTTCAACCAGGGACAGTGCTGCTGCGCCGGAAGCCGGCTCTTCGTCGAGGAGAAGATCCACGAGAAGTTCGTCGGCCGCCTCGTCGAGCGGGCCAAGCAGCGGCGGCTCGGCGACCCATTCGATCCCGCCACGACCCAGGGACCGCAGGTCGACAAGGACCAGTTCGACAAGATCATGGACTACATCGGCCGCGGCAAGAAGGCCGGGGCGCAGTGCGTGACCGGCGGCGACCGCGAAGGGACGACCGGCTTCTTCATCCAGCCGACCGTCTTTGACAACGTGACCGACGACATGGACATCGCAACCGACGAAATCTTCGGCCCGGTCCTGAGCGTCCTGCCGTTCAAGGACATCGACGAAGTCGTCGAGCGGGCGAACAAGACGCTTTACGGTCTCGCCGCCGCCGTCTGGACCCGAGACGTCGCGAAGGCGCACCGCGTGGCGAAGTCGGTCCGGGCCGGAACGGTCTGGATCAACTGCTACGACGTTTTCGACGCCGCCGCCCCGTTCGGCGGCTTCAAGATGTCCGGGATCGGCCGCGAGCTCGGCGAGTACGCCCTCGCAAATTACACGGAAGTGAAGACCGTGACGATGAGCCTGAAGTAG
- the dapB gene encoding 4-hydroxy-tetrahydrodipicolinate reductase, giving the protein MTTPVRLAIHGAAGRMGQRLVALGQQDPGLQIVAAVDSPKSALLGRDAGEVAGIGPIGVKITSELPENVDVVIDFSVPEAADELAKECEKRKVKLVAATTGLSDAQKSQIQATARQAAVCQSPSMSTAVNIAMKLVQEAARAVKSLPSGVDVEIVERHHRFKEDAPSGTALKFGQIVQTEMGQTEHVHGREGQTGKRPRGEIGYHAVRTGDNVGEHTIIFGMMGETLEVYVRGHTRDSYAYGALTAAKWLADKPAGLYGMADVLGLK; this is encoded by the coding sequence ATGACCACGCCCGTCCGACTCGCCATTCACGGAGCCGCCGGCCGGATGGGCCAGCGACTGGTCGCCCTTGGTCAACAGGACCCCGGACTCCAGATCGTCGCCGCCGTCGACTCCCCCAAGTCCGCCCTCCTGGGCCGCGACGCGGGCGAAGTCGCCGGAATCGGCCCGATCGGCGTCAAGATCACCAGCGAACTCCCCGAGAACGTCGACGTCGTCATCGACTTCTCAGTCCCTGAAGCGGCGGACGAGCTGGCGAAGGAATGCGAGAAGCGAAAGGTCAAACTCGTCGCGGCGACGACCGGCTTGAGCGACGCCCAGAAGTCTCAGATCCAGGCCACCGCCCGCCAGGCCGCCGTCTGCCAGTCGCCCAGCATGAGCACGGCGGTCAACATCGCCATGAAGCTCGTCCAGGAAGCGGCCCGGGCGGTGAAGTCCCTCCCGAGCGGCGTCGACGTCGAAATCGTCGAAAGGCACCACCGCTTCAAGGAGGACGCCCCGAGCGGCACCGCCCTCAAGTTCGGCCAGATCGTCCAGACCGAGATGGGCCAGACGGAACACGTTCACGGCCGCGAAGGCCAGACCGGCAAGCGTCCCCGCGGCGAGATCGGTTACCACGCGGTCCGAACCGGCGACAACGTCGGCGAGCACACGATCATCTTCGGGATGATGGGCGAAACGCTCGAGGTCTACGTCCGCGGCCATACCCGCGACAGCTACGCCTACGGCGCCCTCACCGCGGCCAAGTGGCTCGCCGACAAGCCGGCCGGGCTGTACGGCATGGCGGACGTGCTGGGGCTGAAGTGA
- the glpK gene encoding glycerol kinase GlpK, with translation MSRQILALDQGTTSSRAIVFGHDGKAVSTAQEEFPQIYPSPGHVEHDPEAIWQSQLATARGALGDAKVKIEDVAGIGVTNQRETTVLWERDTGKPVANAIVWQSRITSPVCDRLKTEGYSDLFARKTGLVVDAYFSGTKIAHLLDTIPGLRSRAERGEILFGTVDSFLIWRLTGGKVHVTDVSNASRTLLLDIHTQQWDDELLKILNVPRAMLPEVRSCSEVYGETDPKLFGRAIPIAGAAGDQQAATFGQACFDVGDVKNTYGTGCFLLMNIGKKASASSHGLLTTIGWRIGQETTYCLEGAVFIAGAVVQWLRDGLKMIPTSADVERLSQTVPDSGGVTFVPAFVGLGAPHWDPDARGAIFGLTRGTEQGHIARAAVESMALQTCDVVAAMEQDAHVKLASLKVDGGASRNDGLMQYQADLLDVTVRRPVVQETTALGAAYLAGLATGVWSDREEIRRNWVLDCEFKPDLAAAERRRRLQRWDRAVERTRGWSRDL, from the coding sequence ATGTCGCGCCAGATCCTTGCGCTCGATCAGGGGACAACTTCCAGTCGGGCGATTGTGTTCGGGCACGACGGAAAGGCTGTCTCGACGGCCCAGGAAGAGTTCCCGCAGATCTATCCCTCGCCGGGCCACGTGGAGCACGACCCGGAGGCGATCTGGCAATCGCAGCTTGCCACTGCCAGGGGGGCGCTGGGCGACGCGAAGGTGAAGATCGAGGATGTGGCGGGGATCGGCGTCACGAACCAGCGGGAGACGACGGTCCTGTGGGAACGGGATACCGGCAAACCGGTCGCGAACGCGATCGTCTGGCAGAGCCGGATTACCTCGCCGGTGTGCGACCGGCTGAAGACCGAGGGCTATTCGGACCTGTTTGCCCGCAAGACCGGGCTGGTTGTCGATGCCTACTTTTCCGGGACCAAGATTGCCCATCTGCTCGACACGATCCCGGGGCTGCGGAGCCGGGCTGAGCGGGGGGAGATCCTGTTCGGGACGGTCGACTCGTTCCTGATCTGGCGGCTGACGGGGGGGAAGGTCCACGTCACCGATGTCAGCAACGCCAGCCGGACGCTGCTGCTGGACATTCACACGCAGCAGTGGGATGACGAACTGCTGAAGATCCTCAACGTCCCGCGGGCGATGCTGCCGGAGGTCCGTTCCTGCAGTGAGGTCTACGGGGAGACCGATCCGAAGCTGTTCGGCCGCGCGATTCCGATCGCCGGCGCGGCGGGGGATCAGCAGGCGGCGACGTTCGGGCAGGCGTGCTTTGACGTTGGGGATGTGAAGAACACGTACGGGACCGGGTGCTTCCTGCTGATGAACATCGGCAAGAAGGCGTCGGCGTCGAGCCATGGGCTGCTGACGACGATCGGGTGGCGGATCGGGCAGGAGACGACCTACTGCCTGGAAGGGGCGGTGTTCATTGCCGGTGCGGTGGTTCAGTGGCTGCGGGACGGGCTCAAGATGATTCCGACGTCGGCCGACGTGGAGCGGCTGTCACAGACCGTTCCCGATTCCGGCGGAGTGACGTTCGTGCCGGCCTTCGTAGGACTGGGGGCGCCGCACTGGGATCCCGATGCCCGCGGCGCGATCTTTGGCCTGACGCGCGGGACTGAGCAGGGGCACATTGCGCGGGCCGCGGTCGAGTCGATGGCTCTTCAGACCTGCGATGTTGTGGCTGCGATGGAGCAGGATGCGCATGTGAAGCTGGCGTCGCTCAAGGTCGACGGGGGAGCGAGCCGCAACGATGGGCTGATGCAGTATCAGGCTGACCTTCTCGATGTCACGGTCCGGCGGCCGGTTGTTCAGGAGACGACGGCGCTGGGGGCTGCGTATCTGGCGGGACTGGCGACGGGGGTGTGGTCGGATCGGGAGGAGATCCGGCGGAACTGGGTTCTCGATTGTGAGTTCAAGCCGGATCTGGCCGCGGCTGAGCGTCGGCGGCGGCTTCAGCGTTGGGACCGGGCTGTTGAGCGGACGCGGGGCTGGTCGCGCGACCTGTAG